Below is a window of Mycolicibacterium rhodesiae NBB3 DNA.
GCTCGGTTTGCTTTCGGGCAGGGTGCGCGGCCGGGTCTTCGTCTCGGTCTTCGCCTACCAGCCGGGCCGCCCCAACTCCGAGGAGCAGTTGCGGCAGGATATCTCGAACGCCCTGAGGGACTTCTCGCTGACGGCCACCGTGGGCTGGGGATGCCCGACGCGCGTCTGAAAGTATGTGCGGCCGTTCAGGAGACGATGACGGCGAGATGTCCAGCGCAGGAGCGGGATAGCCCTGCCCTGGCCGCGCGGCCGGATCGACCGAACATGTCCATGGCCCGTGCGATCGCATTGCCGACGCAATCCGACGCGTCTTGAAGCAACATGTGACCGGCTGCGGGGTGGTGCAGATGAATGGCGTCCGGGATCGCCGCGGCCATGTCGCGCGAGTGGGATGCGGGCGTCAGCACATCGGTTCCGCCGCTGACGATGATCGTCTTGGCAGCGATGGACGCGAGCACGCCGTACGCGTTGTAGCTCTTGAGGCTGGGCAGGAATCCCGTCGCCGTGGTCAACGAAGCGGTGCGGACGGCATCGGCTGCCAACGCCACAGCGGCGTTGCCGGCACATCTGCTCAGCGCGGCGCCCACGGGCCGCAACCACGCGCTCACCACGTTCTCCGTCGCGCGTCGCGGCATGCGGTCGACGAGTCCGAACACCGCCACCGTCGCGGGTGTGGCCAGGAGGCGGGAGACACCGCGCTCGGCAACGCCGCCTGCCGCAGTTCCCACCAGCACGAGACCCTGTGGCTCCACGGGACGATGTGAGGCGGGGCGTGCGAAGTATGCCAGCGCCGTCATGCCGCCCATCGAGTGACCTGCCAGGGTCAGCGGACCCGTGACGCGCAGTGCGGTGAGCACCTCTGAGAGGTCGGCGGCCAATTGCTCGATCCGGTACGTCGACATCGGAGCATCGGCCGACCGCCCGTGACCGCGGTGATCGTAGGAGATGATGCGAATCCTGTTGCCCCACCGACGCCGCATTTGGCAGACCTGCGGTTCCCAACTCTCTTGGGAGAGGCAAAGACCGTGCAGCAGAACGACAGTGGGGGCATCAGCACGGTCGGAGCCGTAGTCGCGAACCGCAAGCGCCACACCGTCACTCGTTGTGACCGTGCGCTCGACGCAGTGATCACCGGGTGTCCACGCGGGTCGCACTGCCTCAAATGCGTTGTGCGCCAATGTTGAATCGAACGCGGCGGTCATGATGGGCTCCTTGGCCAATGCTGATGTCGGGAGAGCCGACACCGTGATGCGTTTGAAATTACGGATCGGCAGCGAGGAAGGCTCGCTTGTGCGCACAACCCGCCCTAAGCTGCGATGTCCCGGTTTTGCGCATTGTGCTCACCGAATCAATGCGTGAAGGTTGATCAATTCCGCCATGGGGTATTGACCGGCGCATCAGAGCGTCCGCACCGGGGAGAGCACATGGTGGGTTGGATCGACCGCTTGCAGCAGCGCCACCGCAGCCTGGGCTTCGCGATCGCCGTGCTCTACAAATATGTCGACGACCAGGGTGGTTATCTGGCCGCCCTGATCACCTATTACGCGTTCGTTTCGCTGTTTCCGCTGCTGTTGTTGATGACCACCGCTCTCGGCGTGCTGCTCGCCGGCGACCCTGAGCTGCAACGGCAGGTGGTGGACTCCACGATGGGCCAGATCCCGGCAATCGGCAGCCAACTGCAGCGGCCCGAAGAACTCAGCGGCGGTGCGGTGGCCGTCGTCGTCGGCATCGCGGGCGCTCTATACGGCGGGCTGGGCGTCGGACAAGCGCTACAGAACGCGATGGACAGCGTGTGGGCAGTCCCCCGGAACAACCGACCCGACCCGATCCGCTCCCGCGTACGCAGCCTGCTACTGCTCTTCATCCTCGGTTCGGCTGCCATCACCGCGACCGCGCTGTCGGCGGCAGGACGCGCCACCGAGACGCTCGGATTGGTGGGCAAGGTGGGCCTGGCCGTCGCGGCGATCGCGATCAACGCGGTCATCGGTTTAGTGGCGTTCCGCACCATGACCGCTCGCCACGTCACCTACCGACAAGTGCTGCCGGGCGCACTGGGCGCGGCGGTGATCTGGCAGCTTCTGCAATGGTTCGGTACCGGCTACGTCGCACACGTCGTGACGACGGCCAGCGCCACGAACAGCATCTTCGCGTTGGTGCTGGGGTTGTTGGCGTTCCTGTATCTCATCTCGGTCAGTCTGGTGGTGTGCGCGGAGGTCAATGCCGTGCGCGTGGACCGACTTCATCCGCGATCACTTCTCACTCCGTTCACCGACGACGTCGAGCTCACGTCAGCGGATCGCAAGACGTACACCCGAAGAGCCAAAGCCGAACGAGTCAAGGGCTTTCAACGCGTGAGCGTGCACTTCGACGGCCCGCGGACGACAGCCGAGGCGAAGGCCGACGTTGTCGAATCCGACGACGCGCGGTGAAACTCGCGCCGCTCCGCACAGCAGACTATTAGTCACAGCAGATCGCCGCGACAAGCCCATTCTTCGATCGGTGCCCGGCGGGCCGCGTCAGGAGCGGACTTTGCGTGGAACCTCCTCACAGCAGACCTAAACCACCAACAAATAGCGGGAATTCGCATTCGCACGACCGGACCGCGATGTGCCGTCGCGGCCGCCGCAGCTGCTCCGCGTCTTGTTGACAACGTGATCTGGATCATTGTCTACTAGTCATACATTATTCCGCCGTGGTCGAGCCGGGAGTTCGCAGTGCACAAAGACGATCTGATCCTCATCAGCGTCGACGATCACATCGCCGAACCTGCGGACATGTTCGAGGCACACGTCCCCGCCGCATACCGGGAATTCGCCCCTCGCGTGGTCTTGGAGGACGACGGCACGCAGCAGTGGTACTACGGCGATCTGCGCGGCCGGAACATGGGTCTGAATGCGGTGGCAGGCAAGCCTCGCGAGATGTACAACATCGATGCCAGCAGTTATGACGAGATGCGGCCCGGATGTTTCAACGTCGACGAACGCATCCGCGACATGAACGCCGGCGGTCAGCTCGCCGGGCTCAACTTCCCCAACTGGACCGGGTTCTCGGGTCAAGTGCTCAACCAGGGACCCGACCGTGACATCAACCTGGTGATGATCAAGGCGTACAACGACTGGCACGTCGATGAATGGTGCGGCGCGTATCCCGGCCGGTTCATCCCGTGCGGCATCCTGCCGCTCTTCGATGTCGAGGAAGCGGCCAAGGAAGTCAAACGTCTGGCCGACAAGGGTTGTCACGCAGTGACGTTCTCGGAGAACCCCGAGGCGCTCGACATGCCGAGCATTCACACCAAGCACTGGTACCCGCTGTTCGAGGCGGCGTGTGAGAACAAAACGGTGTTGTGCACCCACGTGGGGTCGTCTTCGCGGGCACCGATGTTCTCGGTGGATGCGCCTCCGAGTGTGAACATGACGGGCTCGTCGATGATGAGCATGTACACCCTCACCGAGCTGATCTGGGCGGAGTTCTACAGCGATTTCCCCGACTTGAAGTTCTCTCTCACCGAGGGCGATGTCGGCTGGATCCCGTACTTCCTGTGGCGCGCCGAGCATGTACTGAACCGGCACTCCGGATGGACCGAACCCAAGTTCCCGAAGGGCTACAGCGGGCCGACCGACGTCTTCAAGAGGCATCTGTACACATGCTTCATCAGCGACAAGGTCGGCGTGCAGAACATGGACTGGTTCAACGAGGACATGCTGTGCTGGGAGTCGGACTTCCCGCATTCGGACAGCAACTGGCCCTTCGCACCCGAGGACGTCATCGAGACCATGGGCCATCTCGACGACCGGGTGATCAACAAGATCACACACGAGAATGCCATGGCGGCATACTCATTCGATCCGTTCCAGCACATACCCCCCGAGCACGCACGAGCGGGCCATCTGCGTTCTCAGGCGACCGATGTCGATGTCGTCACCCACGTGGGACGCAGGGCAAGCCAACGCGACCGCGACGCGTGGGCACGTATGACGGCGTTCGGACAGGCCAGGACGGCCGAGGCTGCGGGAATCGCCCAACGTGCAACGACGTTGGGCCGCTAGCGATCGTGAGAGCTGAGCATCTCCCTTTCGATGGTCTGCGGGTGGTCGAACTGTCGTCGGGAATCGCGCCCGGTTACTGCGGGAAGATGTTCGTCGACGCGGGTGCCACTGTTGTCAAAGTCGAGTCGGCCGAGGGCGATCCGATGCGATCGTGGCGCGCGCGGGCAGACTCCCGACCGGGCGCATTGTTCAGTTTCCTGGCGGCGGGGAAGAAGTCCGTCGCGCACGGCGAAAGCAATGCTGAGGTGATGAGCCTGCTCGCCGGTGCTGACGTCGTGATCACCGGGCGCGACGGCAGGTGGGATCCGTCCGAGATCGCGGCGGCGGTGCCCACGTCGGCGGTGGTGGTGGTCATCAGTCCGTTCGGCGACAGCGGACCGTACGTCGATATCGGCTTATCCGCCAACGAATTCCTGCTGCAGGCGATGTGTGGGTCCATCGGAGGCCGGGGCTGGCCCGAGTCGGAGCCGGTGCAGGCCGGCGGGCGGCTCGGAGAATGGTTCGCGGGTAGCTTCGCCGCGGTCGCTGCAGCCGCCTCGGTGCGACGCGCCCGCCGCACCGGTGCAGGAGAGACCATCGACCTCTCCGTCTACGAGGCCATGGCGATCGCCATGGGCAGCTTGGGCGCGGTGTCCGCCAGCGTCCTCGGCGGGGACGCGTTCGGCACCCGAAGCCTGGAGCTGCCCTCGATAGTCCCCACCGCGGATGGCCTGGTGGGCTTCTGCACGATCACCGCTCAACAATTCCAAGACTTCCTCGTCCTCATCGAACGCGCCGACCTCCTGGACGACGAAGAGCTCGCGACGATGCCGGGGCGTATCGCCCGCCGCGAGGAATTCCTGACCATGGTCCACGATTGGGCGGCTGACAAGACCACAGCAGAAATCGTCGACTCGGCGGCGGCCTTCCGAATACCGGTCTCCCCCATCGCCACTCCCACGACGATCACGTCGATCGACCACTACGCCGTGCGGGGCGTGTTCGTCGAAGCGGCAGACGGTGCCCGTGCGCCACGGGTGCCCTACCGGAGCCCGTCCATACCGGTTCGTCCCCCCGGCGCCGCGCCGGCGATCGGCGCCGACAACGGACGGGTGCACTGGCCGGCCGCAGTCGCCGCCGAGCCTGCGCAGTCGCCACCCCGGCTTCCCCTCGCCGGTGTCCGCATCGTCGACCTCACAGCGTTCTGGGCCGGCCCCATGGCCACGCAGGTGCTGGCCGCGCTGGGTGCCGACGTCATCAAGGTCGAGGGCGTGCGACGGCCCGATGGCATGAGATTCGCCGGTGGCCGCCCGCCCAGCTGGGACCGATGGTGGGAGTGGGGTCCGGTGTTCCAGTGCAGCAACACCAACAAGCGCGGCATCACCCTCGAGCTGAGCACTGCGCGAGGCCGCGAGACGGCGCTCGATCTCATCGCCCGCAGTGACATCGTGATCGAGAACTTCTCCCCTCGAGTCCTCGCCAACTTCGATCTCGAATGGGACGTGGTGCACAGCGTTGCCCCGCAGGTGACGATGATGCGGATGCCCGCGTTCGGGCTCGACGGGCCGTGGCGGGACCGGGTCGGATTCGCGCAGACCATGGAACAGGCCAGCGGCATGGCGTGGATGACCGGAAGCAGCGAGGGGGCGCCGATCATCCCGCGTGGGTTGTGCGATCCACTCGCCGGTCTGCACGCCTCGTTCGCCGCCATTGCGGCACTGGAGATCCGGGATCGCACCGGTGCCGGGATCCACGTCGAGTCCACCATGGTCGAGGCGGCGTTGAACGTCGCGGCGGAGCCGGTACTCGAATACACCCGCAATGGAGTCGAATTGCGCCGCGAGGGCAATCGCGGACCCGGCGCCAGCCCCCAGGGGGTGTACCGCTGCAAGGGAGACGACCAGTGGGTGGCATTGGCAGTCTTCGACGAAAGGACGTGGTTGGCATTGGCGGAGGTGATCGGCCACTCCGAATTGGCAGTCGACGACACACTGTGCGACGAGTGGGCCAGGCGCGGTCGCGCCGACGAGATCGACAAGCTCATCGAAGGGTGGACATCGCAGGAGAACCCTGAAGACGTCGTCGCGACTCTGCGCGCCCACCGGATTCCAGCCGCCTCCGTCGTCGGCGCCGCTGATCTGCTCGAGGACGAGCACCTCACGGCGCGCGGATTCTGGGAGACGGTCGAACATCCCGTCATCGGCACCTTCAAAACCACGGGCATGCCCTTCACATACGCAGGCGGCCAACGGAAGTGGGTCACCACACCCGCCCCGCTGTACGGCCAACACACCGACGAGGTTCTGCGGGATGTGCTCGGCTGCACGCCTGCCGACATCGCTTCCCTGGAGGAGGTCGGCGCCGTAGCACGCCGACCTGCCGGCCTGTGACCTCTCGGCCGGGGCCGTCGGTCGAGAGCCTGCGGCTGGAATCCTTCGGAACGCGCCACGCTCGGCTGCTGGCCGCTGCGCGGCGGCACGGCATCGAACCCGACGGCATGGTGCTGCCGGCCGAGGGCATGTTCACGGCCGACGACGGTGCCGGCATTCACTACCTCGAATGGCCGGGTCCCGCAGACGAACTCGCGATGATCTTCCTCCACGGCGGAGGTTTACATGCGCATACCTTCGATGTCGTCGGCAATCTTCTCCGACAGCACGCCCGGTGCATCGCCCTGGACCAGCGTGGGCACGGCGAAAGCGAGTGGACACCGGGCCGCTACGGCTCCGAGCACTGTGCCGACGACATCGCCGCGGCGGTGGATCGGCTCGGCTTGAAGCGTGTCGTCGTCGTGGGTCATTCGATGGGCGGGATCGGCGCTGTGGAGTGGGCGGCCCGGAACCCACCCGAGTTGGCGGGACTGGTGATCGTTGACGTCGGCCCCGAACTGACCAGTTCGGCGACCGCGTCGATCAACGATTTCATCACGTCGCGGCCGACCTATGCCGGTGTCGAAGACGTCGAGAGCGACAGTCTGGCTGCCAACCTGCGCTGGGGCGATGACGGGCGGCTGGGGTCCAAGTACGACGACTCCCAGTTCCACCCCGGCGCAACGGCATTGCCCATGGACGACGAGATGCGGGCACTAGGTCGGCGTATCGCCTGCCCGACGACGATTCTGCGCGGCGAACGAAGCAAGGTGCTTTCCGACGAGGCGGCGGCATCGTTCGCCGCCGACATCGACGGCGCAGACTGGCAATGCATCTCCGGCGCCGGTCACACGATTCAGTCCAGCAATCCACGGGGACTGGCCGACGCGGTGCTCCACTTCTTGGAGCGGCT
It encodes the following:
- a CDS encoding alpha/beta fold hydrolase, which codes for MTSRPGPSVESLRLESFGTRHARLLAAARRHGIEPDGMVLPAEGMFTADDGAGIHYLEWPGPADELAMIFLHGGGLHAHTFDVVGNLLRQHARCIALDQRGHGESEWTPGRYGSEHCADDIAAAVDRLGLKRVVVVGHSMGGIGAVEWAARNPPELAGLVIVDVGPELTSSATASINDFITSRPTYAGVEDVESDSLAANLRWGDDGRLGSKYDDSQFHPGATALPMDDEMRALGRRIACPTTILRGERSKVLSDEAAASFAADIDGADWQCISGAGHTIQSSNPRGLADAVLHFLERLR
- a CDS encoding alpha/beta fold hydrolase, whose product is MTAAFDSTLAHNAFEAVRPAWTPGDHCVERTVTTSDGVALAVRDYGSDRADAPTVVLLHGLCLSQESWEPQVCQMRRRWGNRIRIISYDHRGHGRSADAPMSTYRIEQLAADLSEVLTALRVTGPLTLAGHSMGGMTALAYFARPASHRPVEPQGLVLVGTAAGGVAERGVSRLLATPATVAVFGLVDRMPRRATENVVSAWLRPVGAALSRCAGNAAVALAADAVRTASLTTATGFLPSLKSYNAYGVLASIAAKTIIVSGGTDVLTPASHSRDMAAAIPDAIHLHHPAAGHMLLQDASDCVGNAIARAMDMFGRSGRAARAGLSRSCAGHLAVIVS
- a CDS encoding YihY/virulence factor BrkB family protein — translated: MVGWIDRLQQRHRSLGFAIAVLYKYVDDQGGYLAALITYYAFVSLFPLLLLMTTALGVLLAGDPELQRQVVDSTMGQIPAIGSQLQRPEELSGGAVAVVVGIAGALYGGLGVGQALQNAMDSVWAVPRNNRPDPIRSRVRSLLLLFILGSAAITATALSAAGRATETLGLVGKVGLAVAAIAINAVIGLVAFRTMTARHVTYRQVLPGALGAAVIWQLLQWFGTGYVAHVVTTASATNSIFALVLGLLAFLYLISVSLVVCAEVNAVRVDRLHPRSLLTPFTDDVELTSADRKTYTRRAKAERVKGFQRVSVHFDGPRTTAEAKADVVESDDAR
- a CDS encoding amidohydrolase family protein, which produces MHKDDLILISVDDHIAEPADMFEAHVPAAYREFAPRVVLEDDGTQQWYYGDLRGRNMGLNAVAGKPREMYNIDASSYDEMRPGCFNVDERIRDMNAGGQLAGLNFPNWTGFSGQVLNQGPDRDINLVMIKAYNDWHVDEWCGAYPGRFIPCGILPLFDVEEAAKEVKRLADKGCHAVTFSENPEALDMPSIHTKHWYPLFEAACENKTVLCTHVGSSSRAPMFSVDAPPSVNMTGSSMMSMYTLTELIWAEFYSDFPDLKFSLTEGDVGWIPYFLWRAEHVLNRHSGWTEPKFPKGYSGPTDVFKRHLYTCFISDKVGVQNMDWFNEDMLCWESDFPHSDSNWPFAPEDVIETMGHLDDRVINKITHENAMAAYSFDPFQHIPPEHARAGHLRSQATDVDVVTHVGRRASQRDRDAWARMTAFGQARTAEAAGIAQRATTLGR
- a CDS encoding CaiB/BaiF CoA-transferase family protein translates to MRAEHLPFDGLRVVELSSGIAPGYCGKMFVDAGATVVKVESAEGDPMRSWRARADSRPGALFSFLAAGKKSVAHGESNAEVMSLLAGADVVITGRDGRWDPSEIAAAVPTSAVVVVISPFGDSGPYVDIGLSANEFLLQAMCGSIGGRGWPESEPVQAGGRLGEWFAGSFAAVAAAASVRRARRTGAGETIDLSVYEAMAIAMGSLGAVSASVLGGDAFGTRSLELPSIVPTADGLVGFCTITAQQFQDFLVLIERADLLDDEELATMPGRIARREEFLTMVHDWAADKTTAEIVDSAAAFRIPVSPIATPTTITSIDHYAVRGVFVEAADGARAPRVPYRSPSIPVRPPGAAPAIGADNGRVHWPAAVAAEPAQSPPRLPLAGVRIVDLTAFWAGPMATQVLAALGADVIKVEGVRRPDGMRFAGGRPPSWDRWWEWGPVFQCSNTNKRGITLELSTARGRETALDLIARSDIVIENFSPRVLANFDLEWDVVHSVAPQVTMMRMPAFGLDGPWRDRVGFAQTMEQASGMAWMTGSSEGAPIIPRGLCDPLAGLHASFAAIAALEIRDRTGAGIHVESTMVEAALNVAAEPVLEYTRNGVELRREGNRGPGASPQGVYRCKGDDQWVALAVFDERTWLALAEVIGHSELAVDDTLCDEWARRGRADEIDKLIEGWTSQENPEDVVATLRAHRIPAASVVGAADLLEDEHLTARGFWETVEHPVIGTFKTTGMPFTYAGGQRKWVTTPAPLYGQHTDEVLRDVLGCTPADIASLEEVGAVARRPAGL